caccacgagccagaacagcttcaatgcaccgtgACATAGATTCTGTCTGGAACTctgagggatgtgacaccattcttccatgagaaattccattattttgtgttttgttgaTTGTAGAAGAAAACAATGTCTCAGGagctgctccagaatctcccataagcatgactgagatggccatggcttaaggtttacatcgttttcatgctcctCAAACAATTTAGTGACCACTTGTGCACTGTGGATGGGGCATTGTCATCTTATGCGGGCAAAGCCATGGTGGCCAAAATAAAAGCTCACCCAGGATTTTTATTCATGACGCTAAGCATGGTTTGTTAACGGCTTAATTAACTCTGGAACCACAcatggaagcacctgctttcaatataatTTGTATTCCTCATTCACTCAGGTGCTTTCATTATTTTGGCATTTACCTGTATAACTATTTCGTGTAGACAGTACTTCAGAAATGTGTAAGAATGTGTAGCACTTGAGAGATGGGATCCCACTTCAGTACCTCAAATACATGTGAAAGTACTACATATACAGACAAATAGTTCCAGTCAATTTACATAAATGTTTGGGGAGAGTTACATTTAcgttcagtacagtacattaaAAGCATTTGGTACTACCATGTGTACTTTGGTTACATTTGGTTCCTCTCCGCCGCTAAGCTTGAGCCACCACAGCGGCCAATAAAGCACAGATGATGACTGGATGAAAACAAATGATTATAAGAACTTTcaaaaaaaacatgcattttgCATATCGTTTCCCTGTCAGAAAAAACGACACAATCACAGACAGATTCCCACATCTCATCAAGCCTCCACAAGACCGCTGTGACTGCTGACCTGTTAAGTACTGTGTTGTAATGACTACTGGTAAAATCACTCGACTCCACTACCTTATTAGCTTGATATCAGTCGGACATTGGAGCAGGTTGTGTCCCCTTTGTAATTGTTTGGAAACATAAAAATCAGACTCCTTCCGTACTAGCTAATGGAATGGTATGGAGATAAAAATGTAAGGCATCTCTGTATTGATTTTACACAGCTTAGTATTTGATAGACTAAGAAGACACCTAAAGTCAAATATAAAACACTAATATTACACAAAAACAAATTTCCAAATTTGGTATCTTAAAAAGTGCTGAGCTTAAAAGTGACTGTTGAAATTACAGCCGTTTAAAACAAATAAGGCAACATCTACAACGTTCCTCAGTACAGTTATCGTCATCTTCATAAGGCGCTTAGTGAGCTAAAAGAGCTAAACATAAAAAGAgaacaaaatcaaataaaatagcaatattttaaaatatatattgacTCAAGGAATGTATCCCATATGTAATCATCCACACATTCAATGTGAATCAGCGCACCCTTTCAGGGTTGAAAAATGTATCATTGTGTATTAAACAACTTacttacacacatatatatatatatatatataccttgaAATTAGAAATCTATATAACACAATTGAATTTGAACCTATCCTCCactgatatttaaaaaaatatgtagcAATACATAAAAACATGGATGATGAATAAAATAAATATACTGAACTGGTTGGACCTTTCAGTCGGTATTCATCCCTAACGCCACAAAGTGCTCCGACCCCTAACCCCTTCCTGTGCCCCCTATAATGGGTCTCCATTTGCTGCTGTGTGTCATCATGAGACCGCTTGTATGTTGTCATGAAAACGTTGAATCATTCATGGCATCCAATTGAACTCGGTCCAAGTGAATGAGATTGAAAGGGAACCAGGCCTGCATACGACATCTTTGCCCTTCGGTCAGGTGTGGTTAAACCAATGGAAGCCAGGACCGACAGAGCTCAATGATGGTCTGTCAATTGGGTATATAGGGTTTTCCCTTGGACAGGCTTCTCATTGGCTTGTAGATTGATTGGCAGGTTGTTTTGGCCACTGAGGGATGAATCTAGCGATAGGTAAGGCATATGATGGTGTGGGTCACACAGGCATGTGCATCTCTGAGTACTCGTCATGGACCTCTCTCTCATCAAAGATGGGCTCTGCGTCATCAGAATCCAGctgggagagaagagagcagaatgTTAGAGCAAGGAACTAGCTATACTATTGATTAAGATTGATTGATTTGAATTAGGTAAATGAATTGTAAATCTttcttcaatcaatcaaatgtacagCGTTTTATACAGGGTAAAAAGTCCATTACACCAAGCCAGGCCTAAAACCCCCCTGAAGAACAAGCAGATCAGACAGCCTCAAGTAGAAACTCCCTACGCTTTTCATATAATGTGCCATAAGGTCCTTTTCTCAAATGTCCTCAGAGTTTAGACAGTAGATGCGTCTCAATttgcagcctattccctatatagtgcattacttttgaccagggcccataggttgAATGCTAGTGAATTGGCCTAAAGCTAGTGAATGGGCCTAGTGTGCCGCCGTGTGGGCTAACTTACACACTGCATCTCTCGGGTGGTGAAGATACGTGACAGCAGAAACATCTTAACGGGCACGGTGAGGATGAGGACAAAGGGGAAGGCCAGCGAAGCCACGGTGGACATGACGGCCCACAGCGACGCCAGACACACCAGCTGGATCAGCGTGTACAGGTGCATCCGCAGCGTTTTCACCTGGGGGACACACAGTGACTATGGGTTAATGTGGTGGATTACCGTAATACACATGTAATGGGACAATGAAAATCATGCATATGATACAGTATAACACACAGTATGTATACACAGTCTGGTATCCCATTGGGGTAAATAGCTTCTACGGGTTTATATAGTGGATTATACAGGAAAGGCTCACTTCGGTAGCATGGCTGATGTGACCCACGTGGTACACAGCAAAGGACAGCTTTGACCCACTGAGCTGTAATGGAAGGCGGCGGTGCTTGGAGACTGTGTGTGGCTGTATGCGTTGTGTGTTTGAATGAGAAAAACATACAGAAGAAAATGCACTCCTTCCCCCCCTTCATTATCAACGCATCATGCCTGCAACATCATATCAGCCTCCCCAGATTCTGTAGTCAGGAAGACTGAGTTTGGCATCAGGCAGACTAGCTATTCGGTGAATCAGGGCCAAAAAGGTTTTGGGAACCAacaagtgtctcagagtaggggTTGCTGAACTAGAATCAGTTTAGCCTTTCAGATCATAATGCATACGGACCAAGTGGCACTGCTCTAAGTTtctctctgtgactgtgtgcCGTGGTCACCTTGCGGACGTAGGTGTGGTCTGGGTGGTACTTGGGGGGCATCAGCAGTAGCATCAGGCGCTCGGTGAACTGGATGCCGTTGAGTGACATCACGCCCATGTAGAGGAAGATGCCAAACAGCACAGCGATGGGGATCTGACGCAAGAGGTCTCCGATCACGATGGAAAGGCCTGGAGGACAAGGGAGGAAGAGTTTAGAGAAATGACTGAAAACCTGAGTGCATCTTAATACTCTATTACAGTTGCCTCTTCTTTCAGTCTGatgtaaaataataaaaatggGAAAAGCCAAGTCAACAGAAGCAAAGTCACAGATATTTCGCTTGTATATTTTGTTTTTATCCTATGTTTTCAAATCACTAGAGAAGGGAGGAAGTCAATGGGAGGAAGCTACGTGAAACTTTTTAGAAGCGCCAAACATCCTCCATTCTAGTCTATTCTACATCTAGCCGATAAGACACTCACCTACTAAGATGGCCACCAGCAACCCTGTGACCCGCTGCTCCTTGACCTCCTGGATGCGGGGCTTGTCACCTGGGGCGACCGCCTTGCTCATGACGGTGAGGGCGTTGGCGTGCGTGACAGAGCGCACGGTGGCGGCTGCCATCCAGGGCAGGCCGAACAGGGCCGAGGTGCCCCCTAACACCACAATCACCAGCAGGTCCAGGTGGAAGCCAGAACCCTTCACCAGCATCCGCTCCTTCTTACTCACTATCAGcctaaggagggagggagggagggagggagagaggcagatggTTGAGAAGGACTAAATCTGATAAATATATAATACATCAAATGTAATGTCTTCCATGCGTGTCCTCACCACACTGTATATACCATCTATTCACACCATGTATTTTAatgatgttattgtgttactttttatattttttttactttagtttatttggtaaatattttcttaacccttcttgaactgcactgttggttaaagggcttgtaaagtaaggatttcacggtaaggtctacacttcttgtgttcggcgcatgtgacaaataaagttatatttgttttgatttgaataTCTGGGGAAAGAAGACCCtgggggatgggagggaggtgtgtgtgatCCTGACTCACGTGGTGATCTGTGTCTCCATGAAGATGAGGATGAAGACTAGCAGGGCGGGCAGCATGCTGCCGAACATCATCCAGATGGGGAACGGGGTGTCCATGCCCAGGGGGTTGATCACCCAGCCACGCTTCTCAGGACTGGTCACAGAGAAGCCACTGGGCACGCTCAGTTTCTACACAAGGTCAGGGAGAAAGTGACGTGTGTTATAGAGGGTAATGACATGACGTAATATGTCTTCAAAGAAACGGGTTCTATAGAATTTATCAGTAAAACAGAAGTTAAGCTTAATCAAAACAATTCAACAAACAAACTAATGAAGGTCTTTGGAGTTCTTGTCATTGCAGTACTGCTCACCTGTGTGTAAGTGTCACGTATACTGTAGTCCACTAGGACCATGATGAGGATGGCTATGGGGACCCCGAAATCTCCAATGATCCTACGCAGCTGAACAACACAAAAACAGCATGAAGGGACACTAGGGAGGAACATTCTGTGATTCGACAATAAACTCCAAAATAATTATGTTTAGTTTTATTAAGTTTGTATTAAATTGACATGCATCCAGATAATGGTTCTGTATCTTACCTTGCCAGGGAAGAAGGCACTGTTTTTGAACTTGCGCAGGTAGAATGCAATGAAGAAGGTTCCAGACATGAGCACCAGGGAGAGCAGTGCTGTGTTGGGTTCCCTCCAGACCTTCACCGGCACCACCGAAATGGTGCCGTTGCCAAGCAAGAGCTCTAGGGGGCTATTCTCCATTGTGGAGTTCTCCGCCGTGCTGTTGCCAGAGGAACAGCGCTGCAGCGGGTGCTCCACGAAAATCTGCCCGGCGACACAGAAAAATGGTTTGCATTAAAGCACCGCGTCGCTGGCACGCACTACCTCCCTCAGACCGAGATCACTTCAACACGACTTCAGAGAGATTAAAACTGACATTATACCTTTAAGGTCCCCGCACAAACACGTTCTTAGAATGGAGATTAATTCATAGACAAATAATCCCTTCAAAGTCTTGTGTTGGCAAAGGTCTGAAAATAGTAACATTCCTGAACTCATAAAGCCGGATTATAGTCGGGCTTTCTGTCCCATTCACTTTATTCTCGATTCAGGGCCACTCAATCACAAAATACTTACCTGTTAAAAGGAAAATACCACTCAAAAACGATCTTTTGGTATTTTGTTTTATTAGTCCACTGTCGATACggtcccaaaatgttttgtatGTCAACAATCAAGTGTAAGATACAGAATGTATTTTTTAAGTTCTGTGTCAAAGTAAgatgcattttgcatcatatTATGCAATGTATTATTTCGACCCCATGTTGTGAGCATAGTCCAATCTAGAGACAGATTTGATCCCCCCTCTACAAATGCAAGTGCTTTTAGCATTAATAAGGGCAGTAAATAGTTTCAATACTATAGTCAACTGAGCTCCAGGTTTACAATACCTTGACTATCTTGGAGAAGGTCTCGAAGATGAAGATGAGTGAGATGAGGCAGGAGAATATCTCCTGGGTGAAGCGCGAAACAAAGCGAACCAGGAAACTGCCCTCCAAGGCCACCATCATCACCACGATGATGATAAGCCAGAAGCCGATCCACACCCGGCCCGTCAGGTATTCCACCCCGTTCCCCTTAcagaactatatatatatatatgagcgAGAGAGGTTAGGACACAAGCAACTAGAGTGGTAGAGGATGTGACAAGTAATGACACTGACGGAAGATTTGTTACGTACACCATCAACGGCAGGGAAATACAAAAGGGATTCTTAAGCAGTAGTTAAGAATGTCATCTCTGAATCCAGTTTAAGGTAACTCACAGAGTAGAAGGCCTCTTCAAAGACGAGTAGGGGTCCAGAGAAGCCCACCACCAGGAGCGGCTGGGCCCCCAGGAGGCAGAAGAGAATGCCCTGCAGCGCCGTGGCCACGATCAGCTCAGACACACCGATCAGACCCTCAGTCTTCTCACCTACCACAAGGCACACAGTCAAGAAACCGCACAGGCAACGTTCAGGAAACGACCTAAGAACATTATTTGAAAACATTCGTAAATAACATTAAATACAGCTCCAATGCCGGACTTAAACACATGCTAAGTGTCTGGTTGTGTGTTGGTTGGGGTAGATCGGTATCGGAtggatttgtggagtggttagtTTTTTCATCCTGTTCATTGTTCCCCTTACTTAATGAACTTACAGGGAAAATGTACGTTCATCAACATTTCTGTTAATGTGCCAGAATTTGCTAGCCATCTTTAACCCCTGGGGGACTCACCCAGGAGGCCTCCGAAGGTGATAGCTGGGGAGAGGGCGGCGAAGTAAATGAAGATGACGGCCGCCGCGCACTGGGCGTTCAGCGCGTCCTTGAAGTCGCTTGCGTACTTTGGGTAGCGGCGCTTCACGTCCCGGATCAGGCCGCCGAAGGGGCGTCCCGTACGCTGCAGGGGGTCGTCTCCCGGCTTCCCGGGCGATAGAAGGGACTCTGGAAGACATGAACACAGACAGTGTTAACAATGGACTTCAATTTCAAAATCTGCACTACAAAAATGAAGTTGGTTTGGGAAAAAAAAGGGGAAACTTAAAACATTATCATCCAGGTAACGGTCTGAGATGCTGGGAAAGTTGCTAGGACAACATTTGACCAAAATGTCAGAATTCCCCCACCTTTCTCCTCCTTGCTTTTGGGCTCCTTGGCCAGCAGGGCTCCTTGCTCCTCCCTCTTGCGGAGCATCTCCTTCTGGAAGCGAGAGACTGAGTGGAGCAGCTCCTCGCCACCCATCTCCGAGGGGGGCAGCACGATGCTGCAGTCCAGGAAGCCATTGATGGCGTTGAGCAGGTCCTGACGGTCGTCGGCCAGGTAGGCCGACTCATGGAAGTGCTGCAGGGAAGGGGAGGGAAACACACAACATATAAGGATTTATACTCATCATCCTGTGTGAGGTTTCAGAGGTAACAACAGTTGAACCAAATGAAAACATGAATGGAAACTGAAACCAGTGAAATTACAACACGGAAGGTTTACTATTGCACTCTATCCATTGTCTTGGTCTGCTCTAAATTGGTCCCACGCTGACCTTGTCAGACATGAGTGTGGAGATGGAGCGTCCGATCTGGTGGTAGTCCATGTTGGTGCTGGAGGGTCCCAGCAGGACGAAGATGAACCTGACGGGCACGGGGACCTCCAGTACAGAGTCCAGCTCCTGCGCCTCCTGCAGCCGGACAAACGCCATGGTGGGCTGCTCCAGGAAGTCCACACTGCCTGGAAAGAGGAACAGAGTATCTGGGAAACTGCAATATTTTACACTTCGGTTTCAGACAGTATTTACTGGTTCATTTTCAGTTGACAATGGGTACTTTACGGTACCTTCTTGAAAGAAAACACAATTCAACTCACCCACAAGGACAACAGTGGCCTCAGCGTTCTCTGGAATCTTCTCCAGCAGCTTGAGCTCATGCTTGGACTTGGACCTGTGCATGCCAATATTTGGAGTCGACTCCTTCTGTTGCAGAACACCAAATCATAACGTAGTTAACGCAGGTCTCTGTCTAGCTGACCAACGGGAGACCGTAATCATTAAAAAGTGACTCAACCATGAACTGCTAGAAGATACATATCTATCCAAATAAACATGTCTCCACCACAATGTTGCTCTCCACAATGCCTGCTCTCTCCGTCAGTCAAATAAGTTATCTAACCTACATTCGCAACAGTAAACCACATAGTATCAATCAACCCGGAGCTGTAGGTACCTGCACTTCGTTCTTCTCCACATCGACGCGCGTCTCCTGCTCCGCCAAGCTGGCCGAGCCCATGAGGGGCTCTGTGACGGAGGGCTCTGGCTGGTGGATGTGGTTGGTGCTGTGGTGGTGAGGCAGCATGCTGCCCAGGCTGGCCGCAGAGATGTTCCTGGGGAAGGGGTTGTGGCTGTGCTCCTTCTCGTCGCTTGGGTGACTgcggggagagggaaggaaaggcaCACAGAGGTTGAGCAGGAGATACATCGCGTTAGAGAGGACGAGGTGGGACCTACCAAGCAAGCAGGCAGCGTGGGGGACAGGCATGGAAAGTTCATCAGTGTGAATTGACATGCTGAACTAATAATGCCATTTCATCTATGAGATCAGAATGTTAGACGAACTCCAGTGATTTTGTCTTATGTATCCTGTTAAAAAACAACAGCCagagtataaatacagtaatgtCCAAACACTTAATTTGCTAAAACCACGGCAGTATTCCGTACTTCCATACTAAGAGTTGAGATCTTAAGGTCTTGAGGTCTTAAGACTTAAGAGTGTTTTTTTTCACTAAGCTGTCCTAGACGATTTGTAGGTGTAGTGGTAGTGCTGTACCTGTGTTTGAGAAGCAGGGCTCGGAGCACGTTGGCGCGGTCCTCAGCCTTGATCTGGTCTGAGATGATCATCTGCTCCACCACCTGGTGGGCGATGCCAGGCAGAGTCTTCTGGTCCAGGTCCAACAACACTGCCCCTGGGTGGCAGAGGAGACACGGCACACTGCAGTGAgggcacacacacagatgtacacacacacacactctttctctcctcctctcctaccgtGGGAGATGGTCTTGCGGAGCTCCAGCAGGCTGCGGAAGGAGAGCGAGGCCACGTGGGGTTTGCCCCAGCGATCAGTCTCCTCCTCCACGTCCTCCTCAAACTTGATCCAACGCGCTGTCTCCCGCCACTGCATTTCCTGGTTCTTATCCATGATCAGCTCGTTCAGCTCCACAAACacctgagagggagagatggatgttaaagtgatagttcacccaaattacatattggtttccttaccctgtaatcAGTCTATGTACAAGGTAAGACAGTAATCATTTC
This window of the Oncorhynchus keta strain PuntledgeMale-10-30-2019 chromosome 4, Oket_V2, whole genome shotgun sequence genome carries:
- the LOC118373166 gene encoding anion exchange protein 2-like isoform X1 encodes the protein MSNPNEPSNVTDALASVIHIPEAPSASSMRGAVEEDEGDLNKSLGVQRFQQILSSAPRVPDEQHRTYNEEDFDYHRHSSHHIHHPLSKLPSDGRRKKSGKKKKKERERKDSSGPTSNTAIEEGEDEEDDEEEGGESHTHLSETDCDTVKEDVHFFLSDEDRLATPTTDSPHPARGMEVVPQSAVGTEPEDAASTEKPCPTLSSSDPSDPASLTRIASRSYDLQERRRTGNMTGAEQAKYHRIPTDESEAQTLASADLDGIKSHRFEDVPGVRRHLVRKSTKGQVVHVGKDHQETSIRSQKKDRTPHEVFVELNELIMDKNQEMQWRETARWIKFEEDVEEETDRWGKPHVASLSFRSLLELRKTISHGAVLLDLDQKTLPGIAHQVVEQMIISDQIKAEDRANVLRALLLKHSHPSDEKEHSHNPFPRNISAASLGSMLPHHHSTNHIHQPEPSVTEPLMGSASLAEQETRVDVEKNEVQKESTPNIGMHRSKSKHELKLLEKIPENAEATVVLVGSVDFLEQPTMAFVRLQEAQELDSVLEVPVPVRFIFVLLGPSSTNMDYHQIGRSISTLMSDKHFHESAYLADDRQDLLNAINGFLDCSIVLPPSEMGGEELLHSVSRFQKEMLRKREEQGALLAKEPKSKEEKESLLSPGKPGDDPLQRTGRPFGGLIRDVKRRYPKYASDFKDALNAQCAAAVIFIYFAALSPAITFGGLLGEKTEGLIGVSELIVATALQGILFCLLGAQPLLVVGFSGPLLVFEEAFYSFCKGNGVEYLTGRVWIGFWLIIIVVMMVALEGSFLVRFVSRFTQEIFSCLISLIFIFETFSKIVKIFVEHPLQRCSSGNSTAENSTMENSPLELLLGNGTISVVPVKVWREPNTALLSLVLMSGTFFIAFYLRKFKNSAFFPGKLRRIIGDFGVPIAILIMVLVDYSIRDTYTQKLSVPSGFSVTSPEKRGWVINPLGMDTPFPIWMMFGSMLPALLVFILIFMETQITTLIVSKKERMLVKGSGFHLDLLVIVVLGGTSALFGLPWMAAATVRSVTHANALTVMSKAVAPGDKPRIQEVKEQRVTGLLVAILVGLSIVIGDLLRQIPIAVLFGIFLYMGVMSLNGIQFTERLMLLLMPPKYHPDHTYVRKVKTLRMHLYTLIQLVCLASLWAVMSTVASLAFPFVLILTVPVKMFLLSRIFTTREMQCLDSDDAEPIFDEREVHDEYSEMHMPV
- the LOC118373166 gene encoding anion exchange protein 2-like isoform X2, whose product is MPREKRDWTLMEFLYTAAKPEAPSASSMRGAVEEDEGDLNKSLGVQRFQQILSSAPRVPDEQHRTYNEEDFDYHRHSSHHIHHPLSKLPSDGRRKKSGKKKKKERERKDSSGPTSNTAIEEGEDEEDDEEEGGESHTHLSETDCDTVKEDVHFFLSDEDRLATPTTDSPHPARGMEVVPQSAVGTEPEDAASTEKPCPTLSSSDPSDPASLTRIASRSYDLQERRRTGNMTGAEQAKYHRIPTDESEAQTLASADLDGIKSHRFEDVPGVRRHLVRKSTKGQVVHVGKDHQETSIRSQKKDRTPHEVFVELNELIMDKNQEMQWRETARWIKFEEDVEEETDRWGKPHVASLSFRSLLELRKTISHGAVLLDLDQKTLPGIAHQVVEQMIISDQIKAEDRANVLRALLLKHSHPSDEKEHSHNPFPRNISAASLGSMLPHHHSTNHIHQPEPSVTEPLMGSASLAEQETRVDVEKNEVQKESTPNIGMHRSKSKHELKLLEKIPENAEATVVLVGSVDFLEQPTMAFVRLQEAQELDSVLEVPVPVRFIFVLLGPSSTNMDYHQIGRSISTLMSDKHFHESAYLADDRQDLLNAINGFLDCSIVLPPSEMGGEELLHSVSRFQKEMLRKREEQGALLAKEPKSKEEKESLLSPGKPGDDPLQRTGRPFGGLIRDVKRRYPKYASDFKDALNAQCAAAVIFIYFAALSPAITFGGLLGEKTEGLIGVSELIVATALQGILFCLLGAQPLLVVGFSGPLLVFEEAFYSFCKGNGVEYLTGRVWIGFWLIIIVVMMVALEGSFLVRFVSRFTQEIFSCLISLIFIFETFSKIVKIFVEHPLQRCSSGNSTAENSTMENSPLELLLGNGTISVVPVKVWREPNTALLSLVLMSGTFFIAFYLRKFKNSAFFPGKLRRIIGDFGVPIAILIMVLVDYSIRDTYTQKLSVPSGFSVTSPEKRGWVINPLGMDTPFPIWMMFGSMLPALLVFILIFMETQITTLIVSKKERMLVKGSGFHLDLLVIVVLGGTSALFGLPWMAAATVRSVTHANALTVMSKAVAPGDKPRIQEVKEQRVTGLLVAILVGLSIVIGDLLRQIPIAVLFGIFLYMGVMSLNGIQFTERLMLLLMPPKYHPDHTYVRKVKTLRMHLYTLIQLVCLASLWAVMSTVASLAFPFVLILTVPVKMFLLSRIFTTREMQCLDSDDAEPIFDEREVHDEYSEMHMPV
- the LOC118373166 gene encoding anion exchange protein 2-like isoform X3; this encodes MSLPEAPSASSMRGAVEEDEGDLNKSLGVQRFQQILSSAPRVPDEQHRTYNEEDFDYHRHSSHHIHHPLSKLPSDGRRKKSGKKKKKERERKDSSGPTSNTAIEEGEDEEDDEEEGGESHTHLSETDCDTVKEDVHFFLSDEDRLATPTTDSPHPARGMEVVPQSAVGTEPEDAASTEKPCPTLSSSDPSDPASLTRIASRSYDLQERRRTGNMTGAEQAKYHRIPTDESEAQTLASADLDGIKSHRFEDVPGVRRHLVRKSTKGQVVHVGKDHQETSIRSQKKDRTPHEVFVELNELIMDKNQEMQWRETARWIKFEEDVEEETDRWGKPHVASLSFRSLLELRKTISHGAVLLDLDQKTLPGIAHQVVEQMIISDQIKAEDRANVLRALLLKHSHPSDEKEHSHNPFPRNISAASLGSMLPHHHSTNHIHQPEPSVTEPLMGSASLAEQETRVDVEKNEVQKESTPNIGMHRSKSKHELKLLEKIPENAEATVVLVGSVDFLEQPTMAFVRLQEAQELDSVLEVPVPVRFIFVLLGPSSTNMDYHQIGRSISTLMSDKHFHESAYLADDRQDLLNAINGFLDCSIVLPPSEMGGEELLHSVSRFQKEMLRKREEQGALLAKEPKSKEEKESLLSPGKPGDDPLQRTGRPFGGLIRDVKRRYPKYASDFKDALNAQCAAAVIFIYFAALSPAITFGGLLGEKTEGLIGVSELIVATALQGILFCLLGAQPLLVVGFSGPLLVFEEAFYSFCKGNGVEYLTGRVWIGFWLIIIVVMMVALEGSFLVRFVSRFTQEIFSCLISLIFIFETFSKIVKIFVEHPLQRCSSGNSTAENSTMENSPLELLLGNGTISVVPVKVWREPNTALLSLVLMSGTFFIAFYLRKFKNSAFFPGKLRRIIGDFGVPIAILIMVLVDYSIRDTYTQKLSVPSGFSVTSPEKRGWVINPLGMDTPFPIWMMFGSMLPALLVFILIFMETQITTLIVSKKERMLVKGSGFHLDLLVIVVLGGTSALFGLPWMAAATVRSVTHANALTVMSKAVAPGDKPRIQEVKEQRVTGLLVAILVGLSIVIGDLLRQIPIAVLFGIFLYMGVMSLNGIQFTERLMLLLMPPKYHPDHTYVRKVKTLRMHLYTLIQLVCLASLWAVMSTVASLAFPFVLILTVPVKMFLLSRIFTTREMQCLDSDDAEPIFDEREVHDEYSEMHMPV